The stretch of DNA GGACCAGACGCTGGTCCGGGGGCAGCAGCGTGGTATCGGCGATCGTATCCGCAGCCCGACAGAACAGATACGCCAGGCCCAGCGAGGGACGGACACCGGACGGCAGGATGCGCAGGCTCAGATAAAAGGAGCGACTGACCCGGGGCAGAATATCGGACAGGAGACGGGGGCGTGTTGAGTCGTGGGCCATGCGGCTCAAGACATATGCGCCCCCACCGGCCAGGTCAAGCACAGCGCGGGGTAATGTAGGGGCATCCCCCTGTGGGTGCCCGTCCGCTCCCGGCCGAGGCAGGGCACACAACAGCCCTCAGTCCAGCACCAAGCCTGAGCCGCGCAGCTGCTCCAGCGCCAGCCGTCGCATCGAAAAGCGGTCCTTGTCCCCGGCACTCATCTCGGCAAAGGTACGGGCGCTGCCCGCAGGTTGAAAGATCGCGTCCCAGCCAAAGCCGTGGCTGCCGCGCGGAGACACGGCGATGCTGCCCGGAACGCTGCCGGCAAACACCCGACAGCCGACCCCGTCGTGGTAGCCGAACAGGGTTGTTGCGGTAGCCGCGCGTTCGGTATCGAGCAGACGACACAGCCCCTCGTTGCCCAGGCTGTGCAAAAACCAGCGGATCAGCGCGCCGGGCAGACCGTTCCAGGCGGCAAAGGCCAGGCCAGTATCCTCGACCAGGACCGGGCGCTGGAGGGCGGCGTAGGCCTGGGCGGCCTTATGGCGCACGACCGGCTCAATCTCAACGGCCTGGATTTCGTCCAATTCGAGCGTCTGATGGGCCACGCTACGGCCGAGCAGACGCTCGACCTCGGCGGCTTTGGCGGCGTTGGCGGTGACAAAGGTGAGCATCACGTGGGTGCTGGCAGCCAGTAGCGTTGCCATTCGTCCAGGTGACACAGGGTGTGCAGCGAGTCCATGCGATCAACATACACCGTGCCCTGCAGATGGTCATACTCGTGCTGGATGACGCGGGCATGAAAATCTGTGGCCACAAAATCGAGCCGGTGGCCGTGGCGGTCCAGGGCCTGGACGCGCAGTTCGGCGTAGCGCGGGACCATCCCCCGCAGGTCGGGAATGCTCAGACAGCCCTCCCACAGCTCGGCCCGCCGCTCGGACACGACGCGCAGCCG from Desulfurellaceae bacterium encodes:
- a CDS encoding peptide deformylase, yielding MAILKVCRLGHPVLRKTARPVPPEAIPRPEFQGLIDDMIETMHEYTGVGLAAPQVHVSQQLAVLQVDKHPRYPDVPPVPLTVLINPRLRVVSERRAELWEGCLSIPDLRGMVPRYAELRVQALDRHGHRLDFVATDFHARVIQHEYDHLQGTVYVDRMDSLHTLCHLDEWQRYWLPAPT
- a CDS encoding non-canonical purine NTP pyrophosphatase — encoded protein: MATLLAASTHVMLTFVTANAAKAAEVERLLGRSVAHQTLELDEIQAVEIEPVVRHKAAQAYAALQRPVLVEDTGLAFAAWNGLPGALIRWFLHSLGNEGLCRLLDTERAATATTLFGYHDGVGCRVFAGSVPGSIAVSPRGSHGFGWDAIFQPAGSARTFAEMSAGDKDRFSMRRLALEQLRGSGLVLD